A region of Salmo salar chromosome ssa17, Ssal_v3.1, whole genome shotgun sequence DNA encodes the following proteins:
- the LOC106576530 gene encoding KRR1 small subunit processome component homolog codes for MASSTNEGSVSETQSGKKSKKNTNQVDDSQLFTVPDGWKEPAFTKEDNPKGLLEESSFATLFPKYREAYLKECWPLVQKALGDSHIKATLDLIEGSITVCTTKKTFDPYAVVRARDFIKLLARSVPFEQAVRILEDDMACDITKIGTLVRTRERFVKRRQRLIGPKGSTLKALELLTNCYIMVQGNTVSALGPFNGLKEVRKVVLDTMKNIHPIYNIKTLMIKRELSKDPELRLQSWEKFLPNFRHKNLTKRKEPKKKTTKEEYTPFPPQQPESQIDKELATGEFFLRESVKKRKKMEEIKVKQAEVLTKRQEERNRAFIPPKEKPVMKKTNKAPSEAKIDIEAIKAKVRKAKTKKLGAPSVNPVPQTTPAYDKKKKNKG; via the exons ATGGCATCCTCCACTAACGAAGGAAGCGTGAGTGAAACGCAGTCGGGGAAGAAGTCGAAAAAGAATACAAACCAAG TGGATGATTCTCAACTCTTCACTGTTCCCGATGGATGGAAGGAGCCAGCATTCACAAAAGAGGACAACCCCAAAGGTCTACTGGAGGAGAGCAGTTTCGCCACTCTCTTTCCCAAGTACAGAGAGGCATACCTGAAAGAATGCTGGCCTCTGGTACAAAAAGCATTAGGCGATTCA CACATCAAGGCCACCCTGGATTTGATCGAGGGCAGCATCACGGTTTGCACCACCAAAAAGACCTTTGACCCGTATGCCGTTGTAAGGGCACGGGACTTCATCAAGCTGTTGGCCAGAAGTGTGCCATTTGAGCAG GCCGTGCGTATTTTGGAGGATGACATGGCGTGTGACATCACCAAAATTGGCACGCTGGTCAGAACCAGAGAACGGTTtgtgaagaggaggcagagactCATCGGACCTAAAGGGTCTACACTCAAG GCGTTGGAGCTGCTCACCAATTGCTACATCATGGTGCAGGGGAACACTGTGTCAGCCCTGGGACCCTTCAACGGCCTCAAAGAG GTACGGAAAGTGGTGTTGGATACCATGAAGAACATCCACCCCATCTACAACATCAAG ACGCTCATGATCAAGCGCGAGCTGTCCAAGGACCCCGAGCTGCGGCTGCAGAGCTGGGAGAAATTCCTGCCCAACTTCCGACACAAGAACCTGACCAAGCGCAAGGAGCCTAAGAAAAAGACGACAAAGGAGGAGTACACACCTTTCCCCCCGCAGCAGCCTGAGAGCCAG ATTGACAAGGAACTGGCAACGGGAGAGTTCTTCCTTCGAGAGAGCGttaagaagaggaagaagatggAAGAGATAAAG GTGAAACAAGCCGAGGTGTTGACTAAGAGGCAAGAGGAGCGAAACAGGGCCTTTATTCCTCCTAAGGAGAAACCTGTTATGAAGAAGACCAACAAAG CTCCCTCAGAAGCCAAAATCGACATTGAGGCCATCAAGGCTAAGGTAAGGAAAGCCAAGACCAAGAAGCTAGGAGCCCCCTCTGTAAACCCTGTCCCACAGACCACACCCGCCTATGACAAGAAGAAAAAGAACAAGGGCTAA
- the LOC106576531 gene encoding uncharacterized protein, whose translation MLLVSWKEKMQSPAAPVPVHSVSLYHSEMKAYAALSVDSTHSNHYRFTALKSCSSYAACVEMAGSHSLTCLSTITDPEVPRHFQVTLWNSSSVTVSWDCPDNRKFSFFLVTVLYLNGTNHVLEERSFRHTLDTFVFSQSDLPPCSRVKFGLQTVCQAGTEARHSRMVLINGNTVHSEIENLWQTSSGPDNYTLSWVVRNTSSISVFRIYHQGVLHYTTLLTSHTVASLLPCSQYSARVEALCGDSVVMSSKTVCARTGPRGVSELRYRPEDSTALWIGGTGQGVAFQYQLSYDNGSTIQQGRLMEPLLRLPGLIEGAHYALDVWEECDGEWSADPALVCFDGVNVSVKALVLPVASTLRPNEDRVLAFVVPWLMVLDPKTEPWAELKRIYEKLLEELLKEYPIKTRVELVAFKELEGESKTQITFQGFDASITDADLPLPPGEQLDHIQSLQPPNITVKDGIIYWDDPDECATPDLNRCDANSLCVNTLNSYTCVCQHGFYDVGPAFVPPPTPASHPVCYEKGMFTQCLDRSMAGGVAKAFLIGYFGGDVTVVLNEGRCTMEESETLYHFHVLRKPSQCGTIRLVNRTHIEFRNTLTVTLSRERTITRRDLKVIWKCIYPRNYVRNTQINVDMEWITSHSVVEYNSSHELGLAMTMYSDDSFSYGYRDSIALHLSDVLFFEVALLTNNTFASEVLLEVISCWATESPDPQDETKGFFLLDGCPVDSTFHWLSVNGVSQRSRFSIHMFTMPKELPIYIHCLARICSHDEDCTTNCTTQRLSKRSTAKWDPYIKVAVVVSAGPLMVTPEAAPGTKLSNWDEALTMIYVVGGTMGVLMLTMLGVSATKAIMNYYERARPQ comes from the exons ATGTTACTGGTGTCCTGGAAAGAGAAGATGCAGTCCCCGGCTGCCCCTGTCCCCGTCCACTCTGTGTCCCTATACCACTCTGAGATGAAGGCCTACGCTGCCCTTAGTGTGGACAGTACCCACTCCAACCACTACCGCTTCACAGCCCTGAAGTCCTGCAGTTCCTATGCTGCCTGTGTGGAGATGGCAGGCAGCCACTCGCTTACCTGTCTCTCCACTATCACAG ACCCAGAAGTCCCCAGACATTTCCAGGTGACGTTGTGGAACAGCAGCAGTGTCACGGTGTCCTGGGACTGTCCCGACAACCGCAAGTTCTCCTTCTTCCTTGTCACGGTCCTCTACCTCAATGGCACCAACCATGTCCTGGAGGAGAGGTCCTTCAGGCACACACTGGACACCTTTGTGTTCTCTCAGTCTGACCTGCCGCCGTGTAGCAGGGTGAAGTTTGGCCTGCAGACGGTGTGCCAGGCGGGCACGGAGGCTCGCCACAGCAGAATGGTCCTCATCAACGGGAATACTG TCCACTCAGAAATTGAGAACCTGTGGCAGACCTCCTCAGGGCCGGACAACTACACCCTGAGCTGGGTGGTGAGGAACACTTCTTCTATCTCCGTGTTCAGGATCTACCACCAGGGGGTGCTCCACTACACCACCCTGCTCACCAGCCACACGGTGGCCAGCCTGCTGCCCTGCAGCCAGTACTCGGCCAGAGTAGAGGCGCTATGCGGAGACAGCGTGGTCATGAGCTCCAAGACCGTATGCGCTCGCACAG GACCCAGAGGTGTATCAGAACTGCGCTACCGTCCTGAGGACTCTACGGCACTGTGGATTGGTGGTACCGGACAGGGCGTGGCCTTTCAGTACCAGCTGTCTTATGACAACGGCTCGACCATCCAGCAAGGCCGGCTGATGGAGCCTTTGCTCCGCCTCCCGGGGCTCATTGAGGGCGCGCACTATGCCCTGGACGTGTGGGAAGAGTGTGACGGCGAGTGGAGCGCCGACCCGGCCCTGGTGTGTTTCGATGGAGTCAACGTTTCCGTCAAAGCCCTCGTGCTGCCGGTGGCGTCCACCCTGAGGCCGAATGAAGACCGAG TTCTAGCCTTCGTTGTGCCTTGGTTAATGGTGTTGGACCCAAAGACTGAGCCTTGGGCTGAGCTGAAGCGCATCTACGAAAAACTA CTGGAGGAGCTTTTGAAAGAGTACCCGATTAAGACCAGGGTGGAGTTGGTTGCATTCAAGGAGCTGGAAGGCGAATCCAAAACACAGATTACCTTTCAAGGCTTTGATGCTTCCATAACCGACGCAGACTTACCGCTACCACCTGGCGAGCAACTGGACCATATTCAGTCCCTCCAGCCACCCAATATCACAGTCAAGGATGGGATCATCTACTGGGATG ACCCAGATGAGTGTGCGACCCCTGACCTGAACAGGTGTGACGCCAATTCTTTGTGCGTCAACACTCTGAACTCCTACACCTGTGTGTGTCAACATGGCTTCTATGATGTCGGGCCTGCCTTCGTTCCCCCTCCTACCCCTGCCTCACATCCTGTCTGTTATG AAAAGGGGATGTTCACCCAGTGCCTGGATAGATCGATGGCCGGAGGTGTCGCCAAAGCCTTCCTGATTGGCTACTTCGGTGGCGACGTGACGGTTGTCTTGAATGAAGGCCGTTGCACCATGGAGGAGAGCGAGACGCTCTACCACTTCCACGTGTTGCGCAAACCCTCGCAGTGTGGAACGATACGGCTG gtgaacAGAACACACATCGAGTTCCGGAACACTCTGACAGTGACCTTGAGCAGAGAGCGGACCATCACACGAAGAGATCTCAAGGTTATCTGGAAGTGCATCTACCCCCGGAACTATGTCCGCAACACCCAGATAAATGTAGATATGGAGTG gATCACCTCCCACTCTGTGGTGGAGTACAACTCCTCCCATGAGCTGGGGCTGGCCATGACCATGTACAGCGACGACTCCTTCTCCTACGGCTACAGAGACTCCATCGCCCTCCACCTCAGCGACGTACTCTTCTTCGAGGTGGCCCTCCTGACAAACAACACGTTCGCCTCGGAGGTCCTGCTAGAAGTGATTTCCTGCTGGGCCACAGAAAGCCCAGATCCACAGGACGAAACCAAGGGCTTCTTTCTTCTAGATGG CTGCCCTGTTGACAGCACCTTTCATTGGCTCTCTGTGAACGGTGTGTCACAGAGGAGCAGATTCTCCATTCACATGTTCACTATGCCCAAGGAGTTACCCATCTACATCCACTGCCTGGCCCGGATATGCAGTCACGATGAGGACTGTACTACG AACTGTACCACCCAGAGACTTTCAAAGAGATCAACAGCTAAATGGGATCCATACATCAAAGTAGCTGTGGTCGTGTCTGCAGGACCACTGATGGTCACCCCTGAGGCGGCACCAGGGACCAAACTCTCCAACT GGGATGAGGCTTTGACAATGATCTACGTCGTGGGAGGAACCATGGGTGTCTTGATGTTGACGATGCTTGGTGTGAGCGCAACAAAGGCTATAATGAATTATTATGAGAGGGCAAGGCCTCAATAA